From Weissella confusa, a single genomic window includes:
- a CDS encoding patatin-like phospholipase family protein has protein sequence MPIVTGKLTPQQVAPFGQLLNIYPDAAEARDRYNAASADTQGLLFVTDDDAVEGAVVYREQDGDVTLISALGWKAIDRLSLFEQLITYFSKQRVKSLTIKVAPNQTNSPLLAGFNRVAELTYRHDFSYPVALVLGGGGAHGAFEAGVFDVLKARGIVPQEVLGVSVGSINAMSFMHLNSDISHHTWDTLTTDVVYEVDEVGVSRTDFTKTIATHLVGRHYFNKESLRELIYPVVVHELATPRLAEMTLVATEFPLLKAVPYSVTDETTADELTDWILASSAFYPVVSPVMINGKQYIDGGYSNNLPINIAADHGAKEIYAVSIMDGVPENWDRPDDAVVHFIRTPWQFGPLLDFFPDLSATYVRLGEIRTRQVLGELGGYYYALPADIDFSWLGGSQLVKWLATDPVTAPIAALLTDLPVWLAWQQWIRRDADPEQKETPKGQGLATVERLARLLEVDKLTEYDLTSFIAAIITAGKVKRDVLPMPTGAVSRAYVLANLDVVLSAVLFLLSKSEKTSRI, from the coding sequence ATGCCAATCGTAACGGGTAAATTAACACCACAACAAGTTGCGCCGTTTGGTCAACTATTAAATATATATCCTGACGCAGCTGAGGCTCGTGACAGATATAATGCGGCAAGTGCCGACACACAAGGACTGTTGTTCGTTACTGATGATGATGCAGTTGAAGGCGCAGTGGTTTACCGTGAGCAAGATGGGGATGTGACGCTAATTAGCGCCCTAGGCTGGAAAGCAATTGACCGCTTGTCTTTGTTTGAACAGTTAATCACCTATTTCAGCAAGCAACGAGTGAAATCACTAACGATAAAGGTGGCCCCAAATCAGACAAATAGTCCATTGTTGGCTGGCTTTAACCGCGTGGCTGAGTTAACGTATCGGCATGATTTTTCATACCCAGTTGCGCTGGTACTTGGTGGTGGCGGGGCACATGGCGCGTTTGAAGCAGGTGTTTTCGATGTGCTAAAGGCACGCGGTATTGTGCCACAAGAAGTGCTGGGTGTTTCGGTCGGATCAATTAATGCCATGTCATTTATGCATTTGAACAGTGATATTTCGCACCACACCTGGGACACCTTGACGACAGATGTTGTGTATGAGGTTGATGAAGTCGGTGTTTCTAGAACTGACTTTACGAAGACGATTGCCACTCACTTAGTTGGGCGACACTATTTCAACAAAGAATCATTGCGCGAATTAATTTACCCAGTTGTTGTACATGAATTAGCCACACCAAGGTTGGCAGAAATGACCCTGGTGGCGACGGAGTTTCCGCTACTAAAGGCTGTACCATACAGTGTGACGGATGAAACCACGGCTGACGAATTGACTGATTGGATTTTGGCATCGAGTGCGTTTTACCCCGTTGTGTCACCAGTTATGATTAACGGGAAGCAATACATTGACGGGGGGTATTCAAATAACCTGCCGATTAATATTGCGGCTGACCACGGTGCAAAGGAAATCTATGCGGTGTCAATTATGGATGGAGTACCTGAAAACTGGGACCGCCCAGATGATGCCGTCGTCCACTTCATTCGGACACCATGGCAATTTGGCCCACTACTAGACTTTTTCCCTGACTTAAGTGCCACCTATGTACGTCTTGGCGAAATTAGAACCCGTCAAGTACTGGGTGAACTAGGTGGCTATTATTATGCTTTGCCGGCAGATATTGACTTTAGCTGGTTGGGCGGTAGTCAGTTAGTGAAATGGTTGGCAACTGATCCAGTAACGGCACCAATTGCAGCCCTTTTGACTGATTTGCCAGTTTGGTTGGCGTGGCAACAATGGATTCGACGTGATGCTGATCCTGAACAAAAGGAGACGCCGAAGGGACAAGGATTAGCAACGGTTGAACGTTTAGCGCGATTATTAGAGGTTGATAAGCTAACAGAGTATGATTTGACGTCCTTTATTGCGGCAATTATCACTGCAGGCAAGGTAAAACGTGATGTGTTGCCGATGCCAACTGGTGCGGTTAGTCGTGCCTATGTCTTGGCTAATTTAGATGTCGTGCTAAGTGCCGTGTTGTTCTTGTTGTCTAAGTCGGAAAAAACGAGTAGAATATAA
- a CDS encoding polyprenyl synthetase family protein, which produces MNLTEFASEVVPKIEETLATELTQSTTEKTLREAMTYAVMAGGKRLRPLLTLAVAQSYGMGVPGLVRAASALELIHTYSLIHDDLPAMDNDDMRRGKPTTHRQFGEDVAILAGDALQPLAYQWLASDQLLTTPQKAELTLQLALASGANGMVAGQVMDMAATNADTITLDQAKAIHYRKTSALIAYAAIAGGIMAHASEAVKEQLWNFGMAYGLAFQIKDDLDDLGQDDDEDKQAYPTLLGVQGAIDALREQVALANQALQKFGELTGNDITLLVSFLDYFNETLEK; this is translated from the coding sequence ATGAATTTAACAGAGTTTGCCAGTGAAGTTGTCCCAAAGATTGAAGAGACTTTGGCAACAGAATTGACCCAAAGCACGACCGAGAAGACGCTCCGCGAGGCGATGACGTATGCCGTGATGGCTGGTGGTAAGCGGTTGCGTCCATTGCTAACTTTGGCAGTTGCCCAATCGTACGGTATGGGCGTACCAGGATTGGTTCGCGCAGCGAGTGCGTTGGAATTGATTCACACGTACAGCTTGATTCACGATGATTTACCAGCGATGGATAATGATGATATGCGTCGTGGTAAGCCAACAACCCACCGTCAGTTTGGTGAAGATGTGGCAATCCTAGCGGGGGATGCCTTGCAACCATTGGCTTATCAATGGTTGGCGAGTGATCAGCTATTAACCACACCGCAAAAGGCTGAGTTGACGCTGCAACTAGCTTTGGCATCAGGTGCAAACGGTATGGTGGCTGGTCAAGTGATGGATATGGCGGCAACGAATGCTGATACGATTACACTTGATCAAGCGAAGGCAATTCATTATCGCAAGACCAGTGCGTTGATTGCCTATGCTGCCATTGCTGGTGGTATCATGGCCCACGCATCAGAAGCAGTCAAAGAACAACTTTGGAATTTTGGGATGGCTTATGGCCTTGCTTTCCAAATTAAGGATGATTTGGATGACCTTGGTCAGGACGATGATGAGGATAAGCAAGCATATCCAACGCTACTTGGGGTGCAAGGTGCGATTGATGCTTTACGTGAGCAAGTTGCACTTGCCAATCAGGCGTTGCAAAAGTTTGGTGAACTAACAGGCAATGACATCACACTGTTGGTATCATTTTTGGATTACTTTAACGAGACATTGGAGAAATAA
- a CDS encoding VTT domain-containing protein — translation MMHIIDLFLHLDVHLNNLVNAWGIWSYVALFAVIFIETGSVIFPFLPGDSLLFAAGSISALHGSILNHWVLMIMFWIAAVSGDSLNFFLGRTVGLKLVKHPLLGRFIKDEHLAEANEFFVKHGKMAVVLGRFLPIIRTLVPFTAAISGFKYKNFLMLEVIAATIWVVVAVEAGYYFGGIPFVSEHFSLVIIGILVVTALPAIISAVRQSIISKKQKQMNQQ, via the coding sequence ATGATGCACATTATCGATTTGTTCCTGCACCTTGATGTTCATTTGAACAATCTGGTTAACGCATGGGGCATTTGGTCATACGTCGCGCTTTTTGCTGTCATCTTCATTGAAACGGGATCAGTTATCTTTCCGTTCCTTCCTGGAGATTCACTACTATTTGCAGCTGGATCAATTTCAGCTTTGCATGGTAGCATCCTTAATCACTGGGTACTCATGATTATGTTCTGGATTGCCGCTGTATCTGGTGACTCATTGAACTTCTTCTTGGGACGCACGGTTGGTTTGAAGTTGGTTAAGCACCCACTACTTGGTCGTTTCATTAAGGATGAGCACTTAGCTGAGGCAAACGAGTTCTTCGTTAAGCATGGTAAGATGGCCGTCGTTTTGGGACGTTTCTTGCCAATCATTCGTACCTTGGTGCCATTTACGGCTGCCATTTCAGGTTTCAAGTACAAGAACTTCTTGATGCTTGAAGTTATCGCTGCAACTATTTGGGTTGTTGTCGCCGTTGAAGCCGGTTACTACTTCGGTGGTATCCCATTTGTCAGTGAGCACTTCTCATTGGTTATTATCGGTATCTTGGTGGTAACGGCATTGCCTGCTATCATCAGCGCGGTACGTCAATCAATTATCAGCAAGAAGCAAAAGCAAATGAATCAACAATAA
- the rpoZ gene encoding DNA-directed RNA polymerase subunit omega, translated as MILYPSVDKLLERVDSRYKLIALGAKRAHELEQGALPTLAHFDSVKPIGQAFEEIEAGNVVIDEEATKLEAEHLAD; from the coding sequence ATGATTTTATACCCATCAGTTGATAAGTTGTTGGAACGTGTTGACTCACGTTACAAGTTGATTGCTTTGGGAGCTAAGCGCGCCCACGAATTGGAGCAAGGTGCATTGCCAACGTTGGCTCACTTTGATTCAGTTAAGCCAATTGGCCAAGCATTTGAAGAAATCGAAGCCGGTAACGTTGTTATCGACGAAGAAGCTACTAAGTTGGAAGCCGAGCACTTGGCTGACTAA
- the gmk gene encoding guanylate kinase — MKRGVLIVLSGPSGVGKGTVRKALFEETDIDFQYSISMTTRHPRAGEVDGEDYFFVTREEFEAEIANDGMLEYAEYVGNYYGTPKSFIEKTLAAGRDVLLEIDVQGALQVKEKMPEGAYIFLTPPDLGALKERLIGRGTEAMEVIDRRVSAATAEIRMMANYDYAVVNDEVPLAVDRIKDIIKVERLRVNRVLPEYIAMIEELES, encoded by the coding sequence ATGAAGCGTGGCGTATTGATCGTACTATCGGGTCCGTCAGGTGTTGGTAAAGGGACTGTGCGAAAGGCGTTGTTTGAAGAAACAGACATCGACTTTCAATATTCAATCTCAATGACCACACGACACCCCCGAGCAGGTGAAGTAGACGGAGAGGATTATTTCTTCGTAACTCGTGAAGAGTTTGAGGCAGAAATCGCCAACGACGGTATGTTAGAGTACGCCGAGTATGTGGGAAACTACTACGGCACACCAAAGAGCTTTATTGAAAAGACTTTGGCAGCCGGTCGCGACGTCCTATTGGAAATTGATGTTCAAGGTGCTTTGCAAGTGAAGGAAAAGATGCCAGAAGGTGCATACATCTTCTTGACGCCACCTGATCTTGGTGCATTAAAGGAACGTTTGATTGGTCGCGGTACTGAAGCGATGGAAGTTATCGACCGTCGTGTCTCTGCTGCAACTGCTGAAATTCGTATGATGGCTAACTATGATTATGCCGTCGTGAATGATGAAGTGCCTTTGGCAGTTGATCGTATTAAGGATATTATCAAGGTTGAACGTTTGCGCGTTAACCGTGTGTTGCCAGAATATATTGCAATGATTGAGGAGCTAGAATCATGA
- a CDS encoding CvfD/Ygs/GSP13 family RNA-binding post-transcriptional regulator, with the protein MAYHIGEIVQGTVTGIQPYGAFVQLDDHTQGLIHISECRSAFIRHVGDELHVGQVIDVMILDIDQYNEKISLSRRSVLDANQKVRMDRENQRVDNWHHHYWTNQHLNIGFETIADNRDDMIAEALQRLNAHVH; encoded by the coding sequence ATGGCTTATCATATTGGTGAGATTGTCCAAGGAACTGTAACGGGTATTCAACCATACGGTGCTTTTGTGCAACTCGATGATCATACACAGGGACTAATACATATTTCGGAGTGTCGATCAGCATTTATTCGACATGTCGGGGATGAATTGCATGTTGGTCAAGTAATCGACGTTATGATTCTAGATATCGACCAATATAATGAAAAGATTTCATTGTCACGTCGCAGTGTCTTAGATGCGAATCAAAAGGTACGCATGGATCGTGAAAATCAACGTGTTGATAATTGGCACCATCATTACTGGACTAATCAGCACTTGAATATTGGTTTTGAAACGATTGCAGATAATCGCGATGATATGATTGCGGAAGCATTGCAACGTTTGAACGCACACGTTCACTAA
- a CDS encoding TlyA family RNA methyltransferase: protein MAIEKERVDVLAVQQGLFTSREQAKRAIMAGEILGENEQRMDKAGEKIPVTTELHLKGAPMPYVSRGGFKLEKALDVFDISVDGKTVLDIGSSTGGFTDVSLQNGAKLVYALDVGTNQLAWKLRSDERVVVMENTNFRYSELQDFTQGQPEVATIDVSFISLNLILPPLSKILTPGGSVATLIKPQFEAGREAIGKHGIVKDAATHLAVIDKVAGYAKAAGFSIVGLDYSPIKGGSGNIEFLAHLVLDGGDSTMSEAEREAVVAGAHAQLNARREEKTDETK from the coding sequence ATGGCGATTGAGAAAGAACGAGTAGATGTTTTAGCGGTTCAGCAAGGACTTTTTACCTCGCGTGAACAAGCTAAGCGTGCAATTATGGCTGGCGAAATTTTGGGCGAAAACGAGCAACGTATGGACAAGGCGGGTGAGAAGATTCCCGTAACAACTGAGTTGCACTTGAAGGGTGCGCCTATGCCATATGTATCACGTGGTGGCTTTAAGCTTGAAAAGGCTTTGGATGTGTTTGACATCTCAGTTGATGGCAAAACAGTTTTGGATATTGGGTCTTCAACGGGTGGCTTTACCGATGTGTCATTGCAAAACGGTGCTAAGTTGGTTTACGCCCTGGACGTGGGAACAAACCAATTGGCTTGGAAGTTGCGTTCAGATGAGCGTGTTGTTGTAATGGAAAACACCAACTTCCGCTACTCTGAATTGCAAGATTTCACCCAAGGACAACCTGAAGTGGCAACGATTGACGTTTCATTCATTTCGTTGAACTTGATTTTGCCACCTCTTTCAAAGATTTTGACGCCTGGTGGATCAGTCGCAACATTGATTAAGCCGCAATTTGAGGCGGGTCGTGAAGCAATTGGTAAGCACGGTATCGTCAAGGATGCCGCAACACACTTGGCAGTTATTGATAAAGTAGCTGGCTACGCAAAGGCAGCTGGGTTCAGTATTGTTGGTTTGGACTATTCACCAATTAAGGGTGGATCAGGAAACATTGAATTCTTGGCTCACTTGGTACTTGATGGTGGTGATAGCACGATGTCTGAAGCTGAACGCGAAGCTGTGGTGGCTGGTGCACACGCACAATTGAATGCACGTCGTGAGGAAAAGACGGATGAGACGAAGTAA
- the recN gene encoding DNA repair protein RecN has product MLQELSIQNFAIIPKLNISFQPGMTVLTGETGAGKSIIIDAVGLLTGGRGSQDFIREGADKAVLQGLIDVEPGQPITQLLDELGIPLEDNQLLIHRELHKSGRNVIRVNGSLVNATTLKEIGQHLVDIHGQNEHQELMQVERHLALLDEYGKKTIGPVLEKYRDAYETYRSLESAFHKRQADEQAWAQRLDMLSFQSKELADASLVEGEEEMLEAEYQELTNFQDVLAALSKAHEALDGDWDNNGLETISTAMSAMEDIEELSPKYATLTEAVRGAYYELQEAASEILSVRDGLEFDEERLREVDDRLNLIRSLERKYGATITDVLLHQSKVDAELAEMGGGEQSAAELAEQVEVAEQKARTLAEKLHELRLKAAKQLATKIHDQLSDLYMEKAVFSAHITELKDLNATGLDAVEFYIQTNPGEGAKPLVKIASGGELSRMMLAMKTIFSREQGITSIIFDEVDTGVSGRVAQAIAEKIAVIGRYSQVLTITHLPQVAAVADNHYFIEKQVVGDRTETSIHTLSEDERVNEVARMLSGDELTEAAKENARDLIQRAVAKRSE; this is encoded by the coding sequence ATGCTACAAGAATTATCAATTCAAAATTTTGCGATTATTCCGAAGCTCAACATTAGCTTCCAACCTGGGATGACCGTTTTAACTGGTGAAACTGGGGCTGGAAAGTCAATTATCATTGATGCTGTGGGCCTACTAACTGGTGGGCGTGGTTCGCAAGATTTTATTCGTGAGGGTGCTGATAAGGCGGTCTTGCAAGGGTTAATTGATGTGGAACCAGGCCAACCAATTACACAACTGCTTGATGAGTTGGGGATTCCGCTAGAGGACAACCAACTATTGATTCATCGTGAGTTGCACAAAAGTGGGCGCAATGTGATTCGGGTTAACGGTAGCTTGGTTAATGCCACGACACTTAAGGAGATTGGTCAACACCTAGTTGATATTCATGGTCAGAATGAACATCAGGAGTTGATGCAAGTCGAACGCCATTTGGCCTTGTTGGATGAGTATGGTAAGAAGACAATTGGCCCAGTGCTTGAAAAGTACCGGGATGCATACGAGACTTACCGTAGTCTGGAAAGTGCATTCCACAAGCGTCAAGCTGACGAACAAGCCTGGGCACAACGTCTTGATATGTTGAGCTTTCAAAGTAAGGAATTGGCGGATGCTAGTTTGGTTGAAGGCGAAGAAGAGATGCTGGAAGCTGAGTATCAGGAACTAACTAACTTCCAAGATGTTTTGGCGGCACTGTCTAAGGCGCATGAAGCATTGGACGGCGACTGGGATAATAACGGTCTAGAGACGATTTCGACCGCCATGAGTGCCATGGAAGACATCGAAGAATTGTCACCAAAGTATGCAACGTTAACTGAAGCGGTTCGTGGCGCGTACTACGAATTGCAGGAAGCGGCGTCTGAGATTTTGTCGGTACGTGACGGCCTGGAATTTGACGAGGAGCGTCTACGAGAAGTCGATGATCGATTGAACTTGATTCGTTCATTAGAGCGTAAGTATGGCGCAACAATTACCGATGTCTTGTTACACCAATCTAAGGTCGATGCAGAGTTGGCTGAAATGGGTGGTGGCGAGCAATCGGCTGCTGAATTGGCTGAACAAGTTGAAGTTGCTGAACAAAAAGCCCGTACGCTAGCTGAGAAGCTACACGAATTACGTCTTAAGGCAGCTAAGCAATTGGCAACAAAAATTCATGATCAACTGAGTGATTTGTACATGGAGAAGGCTGTTTTCTCAGCTCACATCACGGAGTTGAAGGATTTGAACGCTACCGGGTTGGATGCAGTTGAATTCTACATTCAAACAAACCCAGGTGAAGGTGCTAAGCCGTTGGTGAAGATTGCTTCCGGTGGTGAGTTATCACGAATGATGCTCGCAATGAAGACCATTTTTTCACGTGAGCAAGGCATTACGTCGATTATCTTTGACGAAGTTGATACCGGCGTGTCCGGTCGTGTCGCCCAAGCCATCGCTGAAAAAATCGCGGTGATTGGTCGATACTCACAGGTGCTAACGATTACGCACTTGCCACAAGTGGCGGCGGTTGCGGATAACCATTACTTTATCGAAAAGCAAGTGGTTGGTGATCGCACTGAGACCAGTATTCACACACTTTCTGAGGATGAACGCGTTAATGAAGTTGCCAGAATGTTGTCTGGGGATGAGTTAACCGAGGCGGCCAAAGAAAATGCCCGTGACTTGATTCAACGAGCGGTTGCCAAGCGAAGTGAATAG
- a CDS encoding exodeoxyribonuclease VII small subunit — protein MAEKTFEENLATLEQIVARLEKGDVPLEEALKEFETGVKLSQELQKTLQTAEQSLAKIVNADGSTSDFNPEA, from the coding sequence ATGGCAGAAAAGACATTTGAAGAAAACTTGGCAACGTTGGAACAAATCGTTGCCCGCTTGGAAAAGGGTGATGTGCCTTTGGAAGAAGCGTTGAAGGAGTTTGAGACCGGCGTTAAGTTGAGTCAAGAGCTACAAAAGACACTGCAAACGGCTGAACAAAGCTTGGCAAAGATTGTTAATGCGGATGGTTCAACCTCAGATTTTAACCCCGAGGCGTAG
- a CDS encoding peptidylprolyl isomerase, whose product MALPQFDLAAVEGPVAVLETTKGTVKIQLFPAQAPKTVENFVGLIEKGYYDGIIFHRVISDFMIQGGDPTGTGMGGESLWGDSFEDEFSDEVFNLRGALSMANAGPNTNGSQFFIVQASRVPANMLRQLKGLVPDEVVSAYGEQGGTPWLDKRHTVFGHVIEGMDVVDDMAKVRVNYADKPLEDIKIIKATIA is encoded by the coding sequence ATGGCATTGCCACAATTTGATTTGGCTGCAGTAGAAGGCCCAGTTGCTGTTTTGGAAACAACAAAGGGTACGGTAAAGATTCAATTGTTCCCAGCACAAGCACCTAAGACGGTTGAGAACTTTGTTGGATTGATTGAAAAGGGTTACTACGATGGCATTATTTTCCACCGTGTAATTAGCGACTTCATGATCCAAGGTGGTGACCCTACTGGAACTGGTATGGGTGGCGAGTCACTTTGGGGTGATTCTTTCGAAGATGAATTCTCAGATGAAGTCTTCAACTTGCGTGGTGCCTTGTCTATGGCTAACGCTGGTCCAAACACAAACGGTTCACAATTCTTTATTGTGCAAGCTTCACGTGTACCAGCGAACATGTTGCGTCAACTAAAGGGTCTTGTACCTGATGAAGTTGTGTCAGCATACGGTGAGCAAGGTGGTACGCCATGGCTAGACAAGCGTCACACTGTATTCGGTCATGTTATCGAAGGTATGGATGTTGTTGATGACATGGCTAAGGTTCGTGTTAATTACGCAGACAAGCCACTTGAAGATATCAAAATTATCAAGGCAACGATTGCATAA
- a CDS encoding arginine repressor, with translation MRRSKQERQQAIKTLISNEQIQRQEDLVRKLNEAGWEVTQATISRDITEMQLVKVPLPAGGFAYAVMSGADYFGQLGRILQETTTDVATQGNMIMIKVAPGTGPALKTALEEANLPEVFGLIGDDAGVLVILREGELAKDFANKLTAQA, from the coding sequence ATGAGACGAAGTAAGCAAGAACGTCAACAAGCCATCAAGACGTTGATTAGCAACGAGCAAATTCAACGCCAAGAAGACTTGGTACGTAAATTGAATGAAGCTGGTTGGGAAGTCACGCAAGCAACGATTTCACGTGATATTACCGAAATGCAATTAGTAAAGGTGCCACTACCGGCTGGTGGATTTGCCTACGCTGTGATGTCAGGGGCTGATTATTTTGGTCAGCTTGGTCGTATTTTGCAAGAGACTACAACTGATGTCGCAACCCAAGGCAATATGATTATGATTAAGGTGGCGCCAGGAACTGGTCCGGCTTTGAAGACGGCCCTTGAAGAAGCGAATTTGCCAGAAGTGTTTGGGCTAATTGGGGATGATGCGGGCGTTTTGGTAATCTTGCGTGAAGGCGAGCTTGCAAAGGACTTTGCGAACAAGTTGACGGCGCAAGCTTAG